The genomic interval GCTCATTTATTGTGTGTTTATCTCGGAATGTTCGTTAAAGCTTACTTGCTTTGACGAGGTTTTTTCATCCATCTCCACTGTTTAGTTTTCAAAGACCTTGTTTTTTGTTGCCGGTTTGTGCCGGCAAGAAGCTATTTTATCAGGTCTTGTCCACTCGGTCAAAAACCAGTTTTTGGTGCCGCTCTCGAGAGCGACATTTGTTATTGTAGCAAATTATCTTGGCTTTAGTCAACGACCAATTTTTGTCTGACGCCTTGCGGCGACGTTTATTATCATAACTTAAATTAAGCTTTCGATCAACAGCTAATTTATGGTATATTGCTGTTTGTTTTTAATTATGAATATCCTTAATACAATCACTTGCTTTGGTTGTAATAATGCTGCAGGAAAAAATACTGCTGCCTTCAGGCACGCATGGGCAGTTTCTTTCCGTTTTGTTTCTTCCACTCATAAAAACCATCTGTGGGGATAATGCAGCGGCGTCGGAAAAATGTGATCCTGCTTTATTAAAAGAACTTTTGAACCATAACCAATACCTGGATTTGCAGTTAATTTTCCTTGTCAATTTATTAAAGCCCTTCTTCGTAAGACTTGTAATTTTTAGCCCAATAAAGACAACACACGTACTAATTAGGCATAACTATATGGTATGATAAAGAACCCTAAAGTATTGTCCTTGATGGGGTGATTAACAGTGTCTTTAAGTCGCAAAGAGTTAGAAGAAGCCATGATTAAGACGATGGAGGAAATTGAACAGTTGTCCAAGGAAATATCGGCAACTACTGATCTTAGGGATAAGAAAAAGCTCAAGAAGAAGAAAAAAGAACTGAAATACCTGCAGTTCTGGCAATATTACTACTATAAAAATACTTATGTATGATTAAGGGTAGGATGCCATCTTGAATACAAAGGTTTTGAGTGGTGGCTTATAACACCTTAATTATATTGCAAGCTGAACACCATAAAGTACTTCGGTTGCGCACCAAAATTTTTTAAAGAGTTGTCTTTTATCATTGAAATACAAATACACACCTCCCGGTGTCTTGGTTTACCTCTTATATTTACCTAACACTTTTTTAAATAAAGAAATCGCATTTTGAATTATTAAATATACACCGAACATAATTAGGAAACCCCATAAACCCGCAACTATATCGGCAAATTCCATATTTCCTCTGTTCGTTATCTTTTGTTCAATTTCAAGAGCGAAAACAACCACTACTAAAACTGTAAATGTATAAATAAAAGAAATAGCTGAAATATTCCACTTTGCAATCCGCTTAAAGATGGTGTCCGTTATAAAAAATAAAAATACCCCTATTCCACCGATTAACCAAAAGTGCAAGTCTTTGTCACTTAAATTAAGGCCTAGCACATCTGAAATGTATAGTATAATGTCATGTAGATTATTTATAAGATTAGCTAATACCTTCAGTAATTCTATCATTTGTAAATCAGCCTACTTTGTATTTAAATTTATAACATACATGGCCACCTTATAACTGCTGCCACTCTGAGGTGCTCTCATTCATTAAGACATCATTACTAAGCACCTTAACTATTAACCTACTTCGAACATTATGTGGGCATTTAAGGTGTAAAGTAACCTCCGCTTTGGTTAGCGGTTCCAGGTCAAATGGTTTGGAGTATGTCTGAGCATAAACTTTATTGTCTCCTGCATCATAAGCGATATAAACAACAGTATTTTTAGAGGTTGCCGTTCCTTCATTACTAATTTTAACATCAATTTGTGTTGATAAACCGCTTACGGTTTTTGCTTTCCAAGTATGTGTAATGACAGGGCGCGGTGTTAGAGGATATATTTTAGCCTGTTTATTTTTGTATTGGTCAGGTAAAGTTCCAATTGACCAATTAGAACCTGTGGTTTCAAGATAATAATAATGTACCCCTTGATATGTGTAATAAGCACCAGGTAGATTATCGGCACCTTTAACTCCAATGGCCATATGGTCAGGTAAGCCAAGTAACACTACGCCATAACCCATTTCCTGAAGTATAGAAGCCATAAGAATGCTAGTATCCTCGCAGTCTCCACCCCCATCAACCAGCGTTTCTATTGGATACTTTGGATATTCGTCATGCCCAGTACTGACTTTATCCGGGACATATTTGAGGCTTTGAACAAAAGCAACCATATAATTAATTGTATCCCATTCCGAATAGTTATTCTTCTGAGCACCTTTCTTAAAAGTTTTAACAAGATCTGCTATATAAGGCTGATTAAGTGGATTTGTGACATATACAGAGTAGTCATCAGTTGCGGGCCGTTTTAAACTTTTAAAATAATCATAATGATCTTTCAAGATACGGGCAGTATAAGTCCACTCATTCCGATCGTATTTCCATTTATATCCAATATCAATATATTCATTGGATGAAACCTCTGATGTAGTGGGAAAGCTTTTAACTGTTATTGATTCATGTGCTTTATAGTTATCTTGTTTTAAATATTTGCTGGTATCTTCCTTAGGCAGTATGCTTTCAACATTGTTGTATAGCTTGGGTAAGAATGCTAACAAAGCTAAAAAGAAAATGTATACCACTATCTTTTTGAACAAGTCTAATACCCCCTGACAATAGGCTAATGCTTTAATTAAACATCCTAACAATCAATCCTTGATCTAAAGTAGTATATTCCTGCCCAATTTGTTTTAAAAACAGAAGCTTTTGATTTGTTGAAGTGGTATTGTGGCCAGCTATTTGAGGGTTTCGTTTGCCAGTTATGCCATACACTTTCTATATTATTAATTGATTATTAATTGCAAATAATTCAAGACGCCCATCCTGATTTTGAGAAACAACAGATTTTGTTCACATTCTCACCAACTTTTACAATATTTTTTATACGTATACGACAAGAACCAATATTCTCCTATTGGTTTTACCATGCAAGCAAAAAAATATCCTAAGTAACCGGTCACTTGTATTTATGCGTGAATTGGGAGTGGATATAAATAGTATTTGATGTTATTTTAGGAAGATAAACCTGATTAGATCCTTTTGGGAATTAAATAGTTCAGAGTGTAGATGTATAAAGAGGTTTATTTTAAAATTTAATGAAGGCTGGGTACAGGAACTTGACTTATTCTTCTTGTTTAGTATACCTATATAAATATCTGCACCCTGTACCCATTCCTCTGAGGGGGTGTGAATGTCAATTAAATTTTTACAGTTTTCGATAAATAATTTTTTACACCTAAAATTTAACAAATATGGATATTGGGTATGGTCTTTTTTATCTTTAAACTTACTTTTCATCCTCATAAGGTTTTATGCAACTCTGTGAATCTTCAGTCGGTCTAGGCCCTCCTTTCGATTCACAGAGTTACGGCGAATTTGCTTATAACAGCAAGACCGGCACAATGCATTTTAAACATAAGATATTAATAATACTCAGAATGTTACAGTTAAATTTATTCATAATATTGTTTCCTCCATTTAATCCGTAAATATCCGTTGTCTATGTTTCATGCGATAGCTGTCTTTGTCATAAATGTTGATGATTTCGCATTTATGCACAAGCCTGTCCAATATTGCTGTTGTTATGGCCGGATCTCCAAGAAGTTCTCCCCAGTCTTCCGGTC from Desulfolucanica intricata carries:
- a CDS encoding SOS response-associated peptidase family protein, translated to MTFFRRRCIIPTDGFYEWKKQNGKKLPMRA